One Echeneis naucrates chromosome 16, fEcheNa1.1, whole genome shotgun sequence genomic window, GTGGAGACACTGGTAGAAACTCACAGCTGTCCTGTGCACTGAGAAGAGGAAAACGAGCACgacaaacatgcacactcctCCGAAGGATATAAGCTGCTCAGGTCTCTTGCTTGTGTCTATGATGAGCCACACCACAAGCAGGACCACAGCTGCCAACATGAAAACCCTGTAagtgaaaaaaatgaacaaaacaaaaacaccttgGTTATTAACACATTCCATTGTAAATGtgattttacagtttttggaaaaataaaaaagagaaagactcACCATCTCAGCcaatgcagtttttctttaaagcaTCTAGCAACTGGTTTGAAACACCGACTGATGCTTTCTCCTTTGTACTCCTTCAGAAGCTCATATGATTttgcaacaacagcaaaactggTCAAGACTACAAGACCAATGGCCCTCTCAAAATTCAATACACAGGCTGCAATGAAATATGCCACATAACctaaagaacaaaataaaaaataaataaataaatagagcaTGATCAAAAATAACAGTCTGAATCCGCATGGTTATGTCTTTCCGTTGCGCTCTTCTGAATAAACATCATAAGACCTCAATGTGTAGAGGACACCACCTGTGATTAAATGCAATAATAATTTATCCTGAATGATGAAATTTTTTAACTTTACCCGCTCCGAGTATTCCCAGCACAATGTACTTGAAGGTTTTTGAGTGAGATTTGATGTAATCCTCTGTGGCATTAATTGGTCTGGTGACTCGGCTGAAGTCCAGAACAAAAATTAGAAGTAAGGTGCCATTCTaaacaaaatatacatttaattcaaatatccttgccttgattttttttttcttgaattaaATGGGCTACATTTAAATCACAAGCCAGGAAAATAAACCTCATACATATTACAGCATCTGAAGAAACAATAGCACAGATTTTTCTTGTATGAACATTAATAACGGTTACACATACTGTAAAAACAAGATCAACATTTCTGAAGCTACTACTTTTCTTATAGGAAAGGAAATTATTTATACTTGAATGACACACCTTAGGTATGATCCAAATctctttttagtgtttttatccTGCCCACTGAAGCTGCTGACATCAGCATAGTTGTCTTCCTGAGAGGATAAAGacgtatttttatttaaaaataaaataaaaaatgttgtgtCATATTCTATAAAAAAGGAGAGATAACACTTACCTGTATTTCAAAGCCATGGTTGACCACACCGTGGCCATTACTGTGGCGTATATTTTCTGGCTGGACACCCCTGatttcagctgaaaaacagaacaactgTTCACTTCCGTGTAGCAGCTTTCaggagagcagcttcagcttgaTCAAGCAGTAATTCAGAACAAATAAACGGTTGTCTATCTATGTACTCTATGAGATAAATTAActcaaagaaaagaagatgcaATGGCTTACTCATTGTTGGTCCTTCTAAAGCCAGCTTTGAAATGCAGCGCAGTAGAAGGCACAGTGGGAAAATATACCCTGGCCCTCGATGATAAATCTTATCATTAATTAACAGGGAGGTGTGTTGTGTACTGCTCTGATCTTTCTCAGGTAGTAAATGACAGCGTCATTATGCAAGATTTCTTATGAAGCAACAATGCAGACGTGATGTTGATCAAGTACATCACTTGCTAAATGATAAAAATTTAATtcttcatcaaaaataaatatattagaGCCCCGGACTGGACTAGTCTCTGAATAAGAGATTATCGTGTAaatgaataacagaaaaaaagaatgtggTAGTTTAATTATAGGTTTATCTGTTGGAACGTGTGGTCCACATCACACAAGTACTGCAGAGACTCCTATAATTAATAAGAAGAGGAATACATTTGTCACAAGGatttgaataaacaaaattagCAATTTATTTCCTAATCATAAAACAATTCAGATTgtttgcaaaaaagaaaacaaactatcTACTCaagaagaaaatgtctttaGATAGGAAGCAAAAACAATCAACGCAGACTTTGTAGAGGTAAATGATAAATTGAATtcttcatcaaaaataaatatattagaGCCCCGGACTGGACTAGTCTCTGAATAAGAGATTATCATGTAaatgaataacagaaaaaaagaatgtggTAGTTTAATTATAGGTTTATCTGTTGGAACGCGTGGTCCACATCACACAAGTACTGCAGAGACTCCTATAATTAATAAGAAGAGGAATAAATTTGTCACAAGGATTTGAATGAACAAAATTAGCAATTTATTTCCTAATCATAAAACCATTCAGATTatttgcaaaaaagaaaacaaacaatctaCTCaagaagaaaatgtctttaGATAGGGAGCAAAAACAATCAACGCAGACTTTGTAGAGGTTAAGATCATGACTATATCATTAGAATTTTAAGTAACTTTTTATTCTGTAATTCCAAAAATGTTCATCTCACAGCATTGTAGAGTTAAATTCTATTTGCACGAGAAAATCTCTTTCAGTGACTGAACAGATACTACATCAAGTACGCACTGTATTATTAGATCGCCCCAGGGTCATTACTGGCCATCATCTGGTCGATTAAATATATAGCAGTACCGTTACATTCATGATGATAATTCATGACTGGAAATAACCAGAGACTGTTTGTTGCACTTGctgcatttcaaatttaatcttctgtctcacagaaaaaaataaataaataaataatacaatgcAAAAATACAATTATTCCATGGTTCATAACACTCAATGTGGGCTCAGTCAGTCTCGACAGAGGTGATAAACAGTCATTCTTGTTTAAAGCCTCATAATATTTGTGTTCAGAGAGCCACATAAACCTGAACTTCATTAGCAGATGTTACTGCAAACGACTGTATTGGTTCAGTAAGTTAAGACATTCTGTTATGTTCTCCATAAACCCATCTGCCAACAGAACAGAGTAATTTGATGGTTTCGATGTGACAGTCATAGCTTGAGAAATCTAATGGCTGGAGGATAACTGTTTTGCATataatatcaaataaataaataaaatagtaaataaaaatcCGCCTCAATTCATAGACAGAAATCAGATGATAATATGCGTCAGAAGCGTGCTCTTGACTTCACTGACCCACAAAGTACCCACAAAGTGTCAGTTAAAGCTGGCAAATGTTTAATCAGCTCCATTGTTGAACTATCTGCATTCAATTCCACTTCGCTTTATTTCACCAAGAAAAACCACTTAGCATTAACACCAGTTAGTCCGGGTACgcatctaaaaaacaaaaagttaaacaATACCTTATCTTTCTCTGTGATTTGCGGCATATCCAGGTTGCTAGAAAAGAGTAAACAATGGATCTGATGCCCATATTTACATCCTGATTATAAATTGACAAAATACTGTCTTGCCCTGACTGCCAAGATGGGTGGGATGACACAGAGCAAATCAAAGAAATACATATGTTTTAATATGGATATCCATCAGGTGTCTCTCACTGGGTTTTTGGTATCCTTCTGATAGCTTTACATTTACACCACACACTGTGTCAACCAAATATTGTTGtttaggaaaacaaaaacttcacacacacacacacacacacaacctttaAATCAGTACCACTGTATTTCGTGCATCACCACCTTGAATTGTGAGTGAACAATGTTTGCACGTTGTTGCAACTAGATTGATACTAAAAATCAAGATGTGGCAGAAGTTTGCAGCTATAACTTCACATCCAAAAGGTTGACAGCTCTGACCACAGTGCGTTACTTATggagtgtgtatgttttcaACATACTCACCCCAGATACAACCTCCCCTGTACTACTCATCAGACTTTACTTTGCAGCAGCTGATTTCCAGTGAACAGagttctcctcctctctggggGTGATTTATATCAGTGAGCGGCTCCGCCTTCTGCCTGCAAGACAGCACGGAGGGTGCGATCACACCGACGGGTTAAAGGAAAACCAAGTTAGCTTGTAGTTTAGCCATGAAGCCCTGTCACAGCCAACATTAGCTGCCCAGCGCTGCGCGTCTTCACTTCACTGCATAGCTGATTTACTAGAGCTGTTAAACTTAACCGGATCAAATGGTAAGCGAAGCTGCGTGTCGATGTCTGTGAGTTTAGGCCACCAGCTGGAGTAAATCATTTGCGCGCTAACATGTCACTAAGCTAGGCTGCTGTGTTGCTAAGTGTCCGTTATGTAGCTGCTCGGCTAACTCCCTGCAGCCCCGAGTTAGCCACGCTAACATCAAAACAACTCACTTTGTGAAGGTGTTGTTACGTTTGGAAACTCAGTGAGCACGGCGGTTTGTGGGAAATGTTAAGTAAAAATGTTAATACGTTTTACTTTGTaagacagcagctgcagagacgAGACAACGTTTTGCTGCTAGCCAAACTGACGTTACCGACCAGCTAAGGGGTCAGCTACCGGACTGTTAAACGGAAACACTTTGATAAACTCTGCTCTGGAGGCCCACGGTGTGTGTTGGAACCAACCTTTCACTTGTTTCTATAGGTTTATGAGACTACGCAGCCATGGGTGACATGAAAACCCCAGATTTTGATGATCTTCTGGCCGCCTTTGACATCCCAGATGCCACAGGGTTGGACGCCAAAGAGCCCATCCAGGGGAGTCATGAGGAGACAGAGAGTCAGCTGAAACACACGGGGATGTGTCTGGATGACAGTTTGTTGAGTAACCAAGCGGTCTCGTTATCAGATGTTCCTGCTGTAAGTGTTATTGTGAAGAACACAAGTCGCCAGGAGTCCCTGGAGGGCTTTGCTGATAGACTTCACTCAGGATCAGCATTGCAGAATGGAGTCGGGGGACAGGAGTTCTCCACCGACTCTGCCGAGACAACTAATGCTGGCTTCTCTAAATCATTTGTCTCTGCTTTGAATGGAGAAGGTTCGACAGAGTTTCTCGGAAAGGCACCTATACAGCAAAAACCAGATGGAACACCAGTTTTTTCCCAGTCTCTTTCTCACTTTAGTCCCATCTCCAGTCCTGAATCTGAAGACACTCAGTGTATTAGAGATGAAATGCATTCAAAACAAGAGAGGCCCTGTTTTCCAGAAATCTCAGTCCCGGACAATCCAAAAAAATTGGACCTTAGCATGTTTGACGATTGTCCGAAGGACTCGGATATTCTCAATAACACTCAAAGGAGTAGAGAAGAAAGAAGTAAAAGTGAGGAGCCATCAGATATCGGtgtcaaaaatgaaactgataCAACACCTAGAGTTCATAGTGCACTTCCCCCGCCAAGCGGTAACCAGAATTTTACTGAGACTAACTGCAATTCAGGAACCACAATATATGTTCCTTCCTCTTACCCACATGTCAAATCTCAGACATATAAATTATCGTCATGCCTTGAGGCCCTGGTAGCTCTGAACGCTAGAAAAGATCCCAGTGAGACGTCAGTAGTTCAAAATGACTGTGTAAAAGCTAGCCCCATGGTGCCCATATCCCCACGAAGCCCCAGAAGTCCACTTGAAGCTGTCAAACGGTTAATGAAACCCTCTGATAGCCCTGTAAGCATCTGCAGTGATAGTAGTGGCAAAGCATCCCCTGCATTGACATCTGGTTCACCCCCTGCTATACCCAGGGTCAGAATTAAGACTATCAAAACCACATCTGGCCAGATCAAGCGAACCGTCACCAGTGTGCTGCCAGATTCAGAAACGGATGAAGTTCATTCTACCTACGAATCCTCTCCATCGCAGAGCATGATTAGTGAAGACTCTTATTGCAATATGTCTCCTCATCAGTCTCAAAGTATGGCTTTCGATAGCATTGTTGGAATACAGAATAAAACCAGCTCTGCTACAAAGGTTTTGCTCAACAAATCGGAGGCAAACTCCAAGAGGTCGGGCATAGCACAGTCCACAGCAGTATTTCATAATGCCAGTGCTCCTGTGAAAAGGTCCGTTGCACATAAGGGGAAGAAACCAAAGAGAGTGTCGCCCACAACAGGGCATACAGCTAACACAAACTTCCTTCCCAAAGCAATGCACTTAGCGAGTTTGAACTTGGTCCCTCACAGTGTTGCTGCTTCAGTAGCTGCCCGATCCACCTCTCATCAACAAAGCCAGCACACTCTCTCCTCGACCGTGTACAGTACAGTCCCATTGGTGCATCAAGTCAAAACAGCAAACCCTCATCCTCGCACATCCATTCCCAACACAGCGGCAGGAACCTTAAACAGACTGTTGAACAATGCCAACCCTGTGCCTACATATGTGCCCAACCTGAACCCTCCTCCAGAGAGCAATATCAGCCTTCCACCACGTGGGTACTGCTGCCTCGAGTGCGGGGACTCCTTTGGGGTGGAGAGGAGTCTAGCATATCATTACAGCAGGAGGAGCGTTCACATTGAAGTGGGATGTACACACTGTGCAAAGACGATGGTGTTCTTCAACAAGTGTGCCTTGTTGGCGCATGCCCGTGAGCACAAGAACAATGGCATGGTGATGCAGTGCACACAGCTCCATATGAAACCCATAGCAGAAGAGCAAATGTTTGTACCCCTAAGCGCTGAACCTGCAAATGCAAACCCTAACACCTCAACATCGCAATCTCGCAAAAACCAACCCGTCCTGCCGTTATATTCAGACAATGTTGTTTGCCACAGACTCAGATGTATGGAGTGTAACAAGCAGCTACCTGACTACAAAGCACTTGCAGGCCATTACCAGAGGCCATCAGGAGATGTGGAAGGACTAGTGAGTCAAAGTTTCTGATAATTATTCAAAGATTTGTGACGAGtacttgtgtgttttccctGGTTTAcgtttttcttgttttaatgtctttttttttttttgtctcagatGTGTAGGGTGTGCTCAATGTTGTTACCCAACAAGTGCAGCTTCAGAGCTCACCAGCGTATTCACGCACACAAGTCTCCTTACTGCTGTCCTGAGTGCGGTGCCCTGAGTCGCTCTGCAGACATACAGAAGCATGTTAAGGAAAATTGTCTGCACTACGCACGCAAGGCTTGGTACAAGTAAGTGACCAGGAATGAAgtacaaaacatttattagCAATGTCAGCTACAGGTAATGCAAGGGTCGCTTTGTGTCCCTTGGGAGAAATTTGTTCTGGACAGAGCGAAATTCCTACATGCACACAGTACAAAAACAGACCACAGTatacaataagaaaaaaatgtaaaatagaaatgtgaaaaaagatttgtgCAGAAACAGCTGTGCATGTATAAATAGACAGTGCACAAAAGACAGCTTTACACCCACTACTGTTGCATACCCCTACTCCATTTCTATTTGATCATTAATGAGCTGAACTGAGTGAGGgttgaatgaatgtttgaagCTGTTAGGTTTATATAGAGGGAGCCTTTGCCCCCCCTGCCTTAGTTCAGGAGAGTAGCGTACAATACATGGGAATACTGTCAGCCTGCCTGATGTTAGCCTGTTCCAAAAGATCCTTGGGGAGAGGTGGGCATCCCATGATCTTGTCTGTAGTCTTAACCAGACTGAGGATCTATGCTTTGGATTTGGCTGTTAGGTTATACTGTATTGTGGCTCagtttatatataatatatatatacacatagaTCAACTTACATATATCAGGTTACAGAAAAgttgtattgtttttcttttttccagatgTCTTCATTGCGATATGGTTTTCAAGACCCATCAAGGACAAAAGTCTCACATTGAAGAGAAACACTGTGAGGTCTTTTACAAGTGCTCAATCTGTCCAGTTGCTTTAAAGACCTCTGACAGCTGTGAAGcccatttgaaaaataaacacagtgcaATCAAAGCATCCCCTCTGTGAGTTGACATTTCGTGAGCTGACTGTCAAAAGTTGTATCCTTCTTTTTATAGTCTTGCAGGTCTTTTTAacagtttcatttctgttttgcaGGTTAATCTTTAAGTGTTCATGTGAGGCCATTTTCAACAAGAAGCAGTTACTGTTTCAGCATTTTCATGAGAATGCCAACAAACGTGTGACCTGTGTATTCAAGTGTCCAGAATGCAATTCTGTCTTTCcacaaaaacagctgctggtGCAGCACTTCAAGGTTAGGTTGTTGCATTCTCTTAAGCTCTTGTTTAACTTTACTTTCAAATAATTTGCTGGCTTGCTGTTAAAAGGCATGAACCAAGTTGAATATGATGATGTAGTAAGAGAAACCTTTATCAATTACTTGGTCAACAAATTCATAATTAAAtaatcaaaaggaaaaataggCTGTAGCCGCTATTATCCATTTTTCCAATAAAGTTTATACTGTGTGCTGACATTATATCCAAGCAAGCCCTTTGTCAACCTGTCAGCGACAACATAAATCTACAAACCCTTGTTAATGGGGCATAGAAATCAACATGTTAAATCCCAGTCC contains:
- the znf592 gene encoding zinc finger protein 592 isoform X1, encoding MGDMKTPDFDDLLAAFDIPDATGLDAKEPIQGSHEETESQLKHTGMCLDDSLLSNQAVSLSDVPAVSVIVKNTSRQESLEGFADRLHSGSALQNGVGGQEFSTDSAETTNAGFSKSFVSALNGEGSTEFLGKAPIQQKPDGTPVFSQSLSHFSPISSPESEDTQCIRDEMHSKQERPCFPEISVPDNPKKLDLSMFDDCPKDSDILNNTQRSREERSKSEEPSDIGVKNETDTTPRVHSALPPPSGNQNFTETNCNSGTTIYVPSSYPHVKSQTYKLSSCLEALVALNARKDPSETSVVQNDCVKASPMVPISPRSPRSPLEAVKRLMKPSDSPVSICSDSSGKASPALTSGSPPAIPRVRIKTIKTTSGQIKRTVTSVLPDSETDEVHSTYESSPSQSMISEDSYCNMSPHQSQSMAFDSIVGIQNKTSSATKVLLNKSEANSKRSGIAQSTAVFHNASAPVKRSVAHKGKKPKRVSPTTGHTANTNFLPKAMHLASLNLVPHSVAASVAARSTSHQQSQHTLSSTVYSTVPLVHQVKTANPHPRTSIPNTAAGTLNRLLNNANPVPTYVPNLNPPPESNISLPPRGYCCLECGDSFGVERSLAYHYSRRSVHIEVGCTHCAKTMVFFNKCALLAHAREHKNNGMVMQCTQLHMKPIAEEQMFVPLSAEPANANPNTSTSQSRKNQPVLPLYSDNVVCHRLRCMECNKQLPDYKALAGHYQRPSGDVEGLMCRVCSMLLPNKCSFRAHQRIHAHKSPYCCPECGALSRSADIQKHVKENCLHYARKAWYKCLHCDMVFKTHQGQKSHIEEKHCEVFYKCSICPVALKTSDSCEAHLKNKHSAIKASPLLIFKCSCEAIFNKKQLLFQHFHENANKRVTCVFKCPECNSVFPQKQLLVQHFKVVHMGNLTGETEKNSIQSEKWYQDAHPVQQQKNRSPVKHTDSPRKKAERDSKPRVKPVGWTCGECLQWFPERDSYVSHVKTKHGKSIKKYPCRHCEQSFNSATSLRRHIRMEHDGKKRSYTCWYCTDSKTIFTTTVMLKNHISLMHGIKNPDLSQMPKNAIQDSKKSVSKGVVSEKPVVDTKKEGKDRLEAPLAKRLKTQYRCSKCGFITDDSTQFQQHIPQHKTDEATPQCLHCGLCFTSVLSLSRHLFIVHKIKDPEGQDGEGEEVAEFREKEQDNQPVRSAETEQVNNMSPELIETEPSQPEESAPLHCDKTTDCSLKVSAHSQAQTVSPW
- the znf592 gene encoding zinc finger protein 592 isoform X2, yielding MGDMKTPDFDDLLAAFDIPDATGLDAKEPIQGSHEETESQLKHTGMCLDDSLLSNQAVSLSDVPAVSVIVKNTSRQESLEGFADRLHSGSALQNGVGGQEFSTDSAETTNAGFSKSFVSALNGEGSTEFLGKAPIQQKPDGTPVFSQSLSHFSPISSPESEDTQCIRDEMHSKQERPCFPEISVPDNPKKLDLSMFDDCPKDSDILNNTQRSREERSKSEEPSDIGVKNETDTTPRVHSALPPPSGNQNFTETNCNSGTTIYVPSSYPHVKSQTYKLSSCLEALVALNARKDPSETSVVQNDCVKASPMVPISPRSPRSPLEAVKRLMKPSDSPVSICSDSSGKASPALTSGSPPAIPRVRIKTIKTTSGQIKRTVTSVLPDSETDEVHSTYESSPSQSMISEDSYCNMSPHQSQSMAFDSIVGIQNKTSSATKVLLNKSEANSKRSGIAQSTAVFHNASAPVKRSVAHKGKKPKRVSPTTGHTANTNFLPKAMHLASLNLVPHSVAASVAARSTSHQQSQHTLSSTVYSTVPLVHQVKTANPHPRTSIPNTAAGTLNRLLNNANPVPTYVPNLNPPPESNISLPPRGYCCLECGDSFGVERSLAYHYSRRSVHIEVGCTHCAKTMVFFNKCALLAHAREHKNNGMVMQCTQLHMKPIAEEQMFVPLSAEPANANPNTSTSQSRKNQPVLPLYSDNVVCHRLRCMECNKQLPDYKALAGHYQRPSGDVEGLMCRVCSMLLPNKCSFRAHQRIHAHKSPYCCPECGALSRSADIQKHVKENCLHYARKAWYKCLHCDMVFKTHQGQKSHIEEKHCEVFYKCSICPVALKTSDSCEAHLKNKHSAIKASPLLIFKCSCEAIFNKKQLLFQHFHENANKRVTCVFKCPECNSVFPQKQLLVQHFKVVHMGNLTGETEKNSIQSEKWYQDAHPVQQQKNRSPVKHTDSPRKKAERDSKPRVKPVGWTCGECLQWFPERDSYVSHVKTKHGKSIKKYPCRHCEQSFNSATSLRRHIRMEHDGKKRSYTCWYCTDSKTIFTTTVMLKNHISLMHGIKNPDLSQMPKNAIQDSKKSVSKGVVSEKPVVDTKKEGKDRLEAPLAKRLKTQYRCSKCGFITDDSTQFQQHIPQHKTDEATPQCLHCGLCFTSVLSLSRHLFIVHKIKDPEGQDGEGEEVAEFREKEQDNQPVRSAETEQADFCIND